ACCGGACGCAACACCGGCGACGCCGTCGTCGGCGCGTGGCTGTCCCGACTCGACGTGGGTGTCGCCGTGTTCTTCGTCCTCTCGGGGTTCCTGCTCTTCCGGCCGTACGCGCACGCGCAGGCAACGTACCAGCGTCCCCCCGCCGCCGGTAGATACCTCTGGCGACGGGCCACCCGGATCCTGCCCGCCTACTGGGTGACGGTCGTGGTCTGCCTGCTGGTGCTGCCGCAGAACCGCGACGCGACCACCGCCGACTGGCTGCGGCACGCCACGCTGACCCAGATCTACCAGCACGGGCAGCTCAAGGACGGCCTCAGCCAGACCTGGAGCCTCGCCACCGAGGTCAGCTTCTACCTGCTGCTGCCCGTGCTGGCCGTGCTGCTGCTGGGCCGGCGCCCCCGCCCCGACCGGGTGTCCCGGATCGCGGTCGCCTCGCTGGTGGTGACCGGGGTGTGGGTCGCGCTGATGGGTCTGGGCGTGCTCAGCCTCGGCCTGCACACCATGTGGCTGCCGTCGTCCGCCGGTTGGTTCGGCGCCGGCATGGCCCTGGCCAGCGCGCACGTCACGCTGCGCACCGGCACCGGCGAGCGCTGGCGGTGGCTCGACGACCTCGGTCGCGCCCCGCTGGCCTGCTGGGCCATCGCCCTGGCCGCCCTGGCGGTCGCCACCACCCCGGTCACCGGGCCGCGTGACCTGGCCGAGCCGACCGCCGCCGAGTTCGGCACCAAGCTGGTGCTCTACGTGGTCGTCGCGGTCATGCTGATCGTCCCGGTCGCGTTCGGCCCGCAGACGCGCACCAAGAGCGTCTTCGACAGCGTCCTCGGGCGGTGGCTCGGACGGGTGTCGTACGGGCTCTTCCTCTGGCACCCGTTCGTGCTGGAGGGCATCTACCTGGTCTTCGACCGGCCGGAGTTCACCGGCGACCCACTCGGGATCTTCGTGCTCACCGTCGCCGGTGGGCTGGTCCTCGCCTCGGTCAGCTACTACGCCGTGGAAAAGCCCTTCCAGCGGTGGGGCAGTCAGTGGCCGCGCCGGAAGCGGCGCAGCACCAGCGAGAGCCAGAGCAACGTGGCGGTGGCGACCGCGGCCAACTGAGGCTGCCACGCGGTGTGCCCGCCCCGGGTCGCCGCGTACCACCCGGCGACCGCGAAGCACGCCACGGGCAGCCAGCGCACGGTGGCCCGACGCAGCCGGTGCATCCCCCGCCGGTCCGGCGGGTGCAGGTGCGGCTCCAGCGCCCGCCCGCCGAGCACGCCGACGAACACCAGCAGCGCCACGCCGACCGCCGCCGGGCCCCCCACCAGCAGCAACGCGCCACCACCGACGAACGCGGCGAGGAACCGGCCGCGCCGGCGGCGGACGACCGGCGGCACCGGCACGCCGGTACGCCTCGACGGCAGCGCCGCCAGCACCGCGACCCCGGCGAGCAGCGCCGCCCCCGCGCCGAGCGCCAGCACGTACCCGTCGTCGGGGGCGAAGCGCAGCTCCACCGTCCCCCGGTAGCCGGCGGGCACCAGCCAGCCCTGCTGCCAGCCGTCCACCACGAACGGGGTCAGCCTCTTCCCGCCGGCGGTGGCCACCCATCCGGCGTTGGCGTTCTCCCGCAGCGCCAGCACCCGCTCGCCCGGGTAGCCGGTGAGGTGCAGGTCCCGGCGGGTGGCGGACCAGCCGTCGATCCGGACGGCGGTGCGGGTCGCGGCCGGCTCACCGGTGCCCGCGGCGGTGCCGCCGCTGGCACCGGGCAGGACCCCGAGCGGGGTGAGGGTGAGCTGGGTCGGGACGGCGAGCCGGTTCCCCGCCGCGAGCAGCCGGGCCTCGCCGGCGGCCAGGGTCACCGGCTCCTTCGCGTCCGCACCGCAGAGCACCGCGTTGACCTCGCGCAGTTCCAGCAGGTCACGACGATTGGCCAGGAGCGCGGTGGTACGCCGCTCACCGGCGACGGCGACGTCGGGCCCGCTTCCGCAGGGCAGCGGAACCCGCTTGAGCGGGTCGGCCCGGGTCACCCGGGCAGCCGGCAGCACGGTCAGCTCGCCCACCCCGACCGGCAGGTCCTGGGTCACCCGCCGGTACGGGTCGTACGAGCGGGCCGGAATTAGGTCCGAAACCAGCACGGTGATCTCGTCGCTGAGCAGGGGGCGGTCGAAGAGGAAGCCACCGCCCTCGTCCAGCACGCCGCCGCGCATGCCCCCGTCGCCGAAGACGGTGATCCGCCACGGGCGGGCCGCCGCCGCGGTGGACGGCAGGGTCATCCGCAGGCCGCTGATCAGGCGCGGCTTGGGCCAGGTCAGTCGCAGCCACGGCTGGCGGTCGGAATCGGCGGCGTACCAGGTGGTGGAGGCGTCGCCGTCGACCACCGCGCCGGGGCGGGCGGCCGGGTGGGGTACGCCCGTGGTGGAGGCGACGACCGTGGGGGTGACCCCGGTCGTCACCGCCGCCGCGCCTCCGGGGTCGAGCAGCGCGTTGAGCGCCGCCCCCGGGCGCGGCCGGGCCCGCACCGCGACCTGGTAGCCGGCGGCGACCGGCAGCTCCACCGTACGGTCGATCTTGTCGGAGTCCTCGGAGGCGCGGGCCAGTCCGCCGTCGCAGATCGGCTGGCCCCGCTCGAACACGCACGCCGGCACGGACGGCGCGGCGGTGAGCACCACCGAGGCGGGCGCGGTGGTGGCCGGCGGAGAGGGCACGACCAGGGTGCGGGCGGCCTCCATGCCGGGGATCGCGAGTTCGGAGATGCCCACCCCCCCGAAGCCGGCCCGGACGTCGAAGACCTGCTCGACGGTGACCCGGACGACCCGCGTCGGGTAGCCGTCGGGGAGGGTGACGTCGAGGACCCGGCCGGAGGTCGGCACCGTGGTCTGCTGCCGGCCGGCGGTGACGGTGACCTTGGTGGGCAGCGAGTCGGCCCCGGTGTCGAAGGTGATCCGCAGCTTGCGGACGACCTGCGGCTGGAGCAGCTCCACCTCGAACCACTGCCCGGTCGCCACCGTCCCCGGCGCGGAGCGCCAGGAGGTGCTCAGGTCACCGTCGACGGCCGCGTACGGCTGGTGCTCGGGACGGGTGGCGCCCAGCGACTGCGCCTGCGACCAGGCGCTGGACGCGCGGACCCCGCCGATGCCGAGGTACCGCACCACGGTCGACGCCTCGTCGCCCCAGTCCGGCAGGTAGTCCCGGGCCGGGGCCGCCAGGCGGGGCCGCTCGCCCGGGGTCAGGGTGGCCGAAGCGTTGTCGTGCTGCCGCCCGAAGGCGACCTCGCGCCGGCGCAGCCCGTCGGTGAGCGTGACCGGCGTGTCGCCGAGCTGGTCCGGGCGGTCGCCGGCGAGCACCGTCGGCGCGTCGGAGAGCCGGCCGGACGCGGCCAGCGGCAGCAGCGACTCCGGCCCGCCGACGACGGTGGTCACGTCGTCCGCGTCGTACGCGACGACCGGGTCCACCGAGCGGCGGACCTCGAACACCTCCAGCGCCCGGACCCGGGTGTCCAGGCCCCGGTCGACGAAGTTGCCGGGGAGCCGGCCACCGCCGACCTCCGGTCCGAACCCGCGTACGGGGGCGATGCCGGGCGAGCGGAGCAGCGCCTGGCGCACCACCACCGGTTGGGTGGCGTCGCTGCGGCCGTAGTCGAGGTCGGCGCGGAGCAGCAGGTACCGCACACCGGAGCGGGCGAGCAGGTCGGCCAGGCCGGCGGAGCCCTGCCCACTGGCCAGCGCCGACTCCACCGCGTCGAGCAGCCGGATGGTGCCGGGCGGGGTGAGCGGCACCGAGCTGCGGACCGCCCAGGGGCGTTCCAGCAGCGGCTGGGTCATCTCGTCGCTCGGGCTGCCCCAGAGGTAGCGGGGGAACCGGGCGGCGGGCACCACCAGCACCCGGTCGTCGCCGACGTTGCGGTCCAGCCAGGTCGTCGCCGCCTGCCAGTACCCGGGGACGTCGCGGAAGCTGCCCTGCGCGGCCAGTCCGCCACCGAGCGCCGGGGTGGCCACCGCGCCGACCGCCACCAGGGCCGTCCCGGTGACCAGGGCGGCGCGCAGCCGGACCGGCTGGAGAAGGCGGGGCAGCAGGGCGGCCAGCTCGGGGCGGTCCCCGGTCCGGGCGGCCCGCAGCACCAGCCCGACCAGGTGGGCCAGGCCCAGGATGAGCGGCAGCCGCAGCACCACGTCGAACTTGTGCACGTTGCGCAGCGGCGCGCCCGCCGCGTCGAGGAAGGCGCGTTGGGTCTGCGCGCCGAAGCCGTCGAGCTGCCCGACGTGGCCGAGCCCGACCAAGGCCAACCCGACCAGCAGGCCGGTGACCAGGAAGCGCCGGTACGGCATGCCGCGCCGGGCCAGCCCGGCGATGCCGAGACCGGCCACGACCAGCGTGGCGATCACCAGCGGCTGCTCGGTGGCCAGCCGCCAGCCGGCCGTCCACGGCGGCCCGTACGCCCCGTTGAGGTACGCGTGCCAGTGCGACGCGCCGCGCAGCACGGTGGTGGTGTCGGTCGGCGCGGTGGTCACCGGCGCGGTCTCGATGTAGTCCAGGAAGGGCGGGCTGTACCGGCCGAGCAGCAGCAGCGGCACCAGCCACCAGGCGGTCGCCGCCGCCACGGCCAGTCCCCAGGCGACCAGGGCCTTCACCCGCAGCCGGAACGGGTGCAGGCCGACCAGCCAGAGCGCGGCCAGCGGCACCACCGCCAGCACGGCGGTCGCGTTGACCCCGCCCGCGCAGGCCACCACCAACGCCGACCGGGTGACCGCCCGGCGCAGCGGCGCCCCGTGGGCCAGCCCGACCAGCGGGACGAGCACCCAGGGCGCGACGGCGCTCGGCCACGCCTCGACCGAGATGGGGCCCAGTTCGGTGAGCAGCCGGGGGGAGAGCGCGAAGGCGACCCCGGCGAGCAGCCGGGCCCACGGGGTGCCGATGTGCAGCCGCTCGGCGAGCCGGACCACGCCGGTGCAGGCCACCGTCATCACC
This genomic interval from Micromonospora coxensis contains the following:
- a CDS encoding alpha-(1->3)-arabinofuranosyltransferase domain-containing protein, coding for MQQSPGRPGQAESPDTTPRTVWRLRLVAVCVALSALAFLQDPGLVVIDTKVDLAIDPAGWMTRSLHVWDPDGTFGQLQNQAYGYLWPMGPFFLAGKLLAVPAWVVQRLWWALVMTVACTGVVRLAERLHIGTPWARLLAGVAFALSPRLLTELGPISVEAWPSAVAPWVLVPLVGLAHGAPLRRAVTRSALVVACAGGVNATAVLAVVPLAALWLVGLHPFRLRVKALVAWGLAVAAATAWWLVPLLLLGRYSPPFLDYIETAPVTTAPTDTTTVLRGASHWHAYLNGAYGPPWTAGWRLATEQPLVIATLVVAGLGIAGLARRGMPYRRFLVTGLLVGLALVGLGHVGQLDGFGAQTQRAFLDAAGAPLRNVHKFDVVLRLPLILGLAHLVGLVLRAARTGDRPELAALLPRLLQPVRLRAALVTGTALVAVGAVATPALGGGLAAQGSFRDVPGYWQAATTWLDRNVGDDRVLVVPAARFPRYLWGSPSDEMTQPLLERPWAVRSSVPLTPPGTIRLLDAVESALASGQGSAGLADLLARSGVRYLLLRADLDYGRSDATQPVVVRQALLRSPGIAPVRGFGPEVGGGRLPGNFVDRGLDTRVRALEVFEVRRSVDPVVAYDADDVTTVVGGPESLLPLAASGRLSDAPTVLAGDRPDQLGDTPVTLTDGLRRREVAFGRQHDNASATLTPGERPRLAAPARDYLPDWGDEASTVVRYLGIGGVRASSAWSQAQSLGATRPEHQPYAAVDGDLSTSWRSAPGTVATGQWFEVELLQPQVVRKLRITFDTGADSLPTKVTVTAGRQQTTVPTSGRVLDVTLPDGYPTRVVRVTVEQVFDVRAGFGGVGISELAIPGMEAARTLVVPSPPATTAPASVVLTAAPSVPACVFERGQPICDGGLARASEDSDKIDRTVELPVAAGYQVAVRARPRPGAALNALLDPGGAAAVTTGVTPTVVASTTGVPHPAARPGAVVDGDASTTWYAADSDRQPWLRLTWPKPRLISGLRMTLPSTAAAARPWRITVFGDGGMRGGVLDEGGGFLFDRPLLSDEITVLVSDLIPARSYDPYRRVTQDLPVGVGELTVLPAARVTRADPLKRVPLPCGSGPDVAVAGERRTTALLANRRDLLELREVNAVLCGADAKEPVTLAAGEARLLAAGNRLAVPTQLTLTPLGVLPGASGGTAAGTGEPAATRTAVRIDGWSATRRDLHLTGYPGERVLALRENANAGWVATAGGKRLTPFVVDGWQQGWLVPAGYRGTVELRFAPDDGYVLALGAGAALLAGVAVLAALPSRRTGVPVPPVVRRRRGRFLAAFVGGGALLLVGGPAAVGVALLVFVGVLGGRALEPHLHPPDRRGMHRLRRATVRWLPVACFAVAGWYAATRGGHTAWQPQLAAVATATLLWLSLVLRRFRRGH
- a CDS encoding acyltransferase family protein, translated to MSAPIPDPALRRLPALDAVRVIGALAVVGHHVGFATGRNTGDAVVGAWLSRLDVGVAVFFVLSGFLLFRPYAHAQATYQRPPAAGRYLWRRATRILPAYWVTVVVCLLVLPQNRDATTADWLRHATLTQIYQHGQLKDGLSQTWSLATEVSFYLLLPVLAVLLLGRRPRPDRVSRIAVASLVVTGVWVALMGLGVLSLGLHTMWLPSSAGWFGAGMALASAHVTLRTGTGERWRWLDDLGRAPLACWAIALAALAVATTPVTGPRDLAEPTAAEFGTKLVLYVVVAVMLIVPVAFGPQTRTKSVFDSVLGRWLGRVSYGLFLWHPFVLEGIYLVFDRPEFTGDPLGIFVLTVAGGLVLASVSYYAVEKPFQRWGSQWPRRKRRSTSESQSNVAVATAAN